The genome window TATTGGCGGCGGGATGCGGCGACATAATCTCCAACTACACCGCAGTCCGCGATTGGGAGCTGGCGCACAGGCTGCGCAACGAGCCTTTCAGCGAATACGCATCGATAATCTCAAAGATGACAGCAAGAATACTGATTGAATCTGCCGAGGCAATAAAACCAGGCCTGGAGGAGTCAGCCTGGACTGTGGTGAAAGCGCTTGTAGCCAGTGGTGTGGCGATGAGTATTGCAGGCTCTTCCCGTCCAGCAAGCGGCTCTGAGCACAAATTCAGCCATGCATTGGATGAAATAGCCCCCCAGCCTGCGCTGCATGGTGAGCAGTGCGGCGTTGGGACAATAATGATGATGTACCTGCATGGAGGCAACTGGCAGGAAATCAGGACAGCGCTTAAAACCATCGGCGCACCTACAAACGCTTCTGAACTCGGGATAAAGGAAGAGTATATTATCCAAGCACTGCTTCATGCCCATACGATTCGTCCTGAGAGATACACCATACTCGGGACAGGACTGACCCGTGAAGCAGCGGAGACGGTCGCGAAGATTACAAAAGTGATATAATTATTGTAAAAATATTTAATAGGTGAAATTATATGGAAGAATCTGATACAACAATAACGTTGATAGGAACGAAACTTGCAAAAGTCGGGAACGAGTTCATTTTTAGAAGTGCCGCGAGAGAATGCGAGCCCTGTAAGCTCTATAAAACATGCCTCGGCCTGAATCCGGGCAGCAGATACAGGATAACCAATATTCGAACCGGGGAGAAGCTTGAATGTTTTGTGCATGATTCAGGCGTTTGTGCAATAGAGGTAGTAGAAGTGCCGATTAAGATGGCTCTGGAATCCAGAAAGGCAATTAAGGGATCAAAAATAGTATACGAACCTTTATCCTGCAGCCTTTCAAATTGCGAAAATT of Candidatus Methanoperedens sp. contains these proteins:
- a CDS encoding NAD(P)-dependent glycerol-1-phosphate dehydrogenase, whose translation is MKEGKENHKNKWMQLPRTVVVGHGVISDTGKVCKDLKLNGSALIVAGGRTLKAAGKTVAVSLEDSGFDINVAVVENPAQDEVRKVEKIAGEVKAKFLLGVGGGKSIDIAKLASVHLDMPFISVPTAASHDGIVSSRASILRNNKTVSEAAQTPLAVVADTAIIAAAPYRLLAAGCGDIISNYTAVRDWELAHRLRNEPFSEYASIISKMTARILIESAEAIKPGLEESAWTVVKALVASGVAMSIAGSSRPASGSEHKFSHALDEIAPQPALHGEQCGVGTIMMMYLHGGNWQEIRTALKTIGAPTNASELGIKEEYIIQALLHAHTIRPERYTILGTGLTREAAETVAKITKVI
- a CDS encoding UPF0179 family protein, with product MEESDTTITLIGTKLAKVGNEFIFRSAARECEPCKLYKTCLGLNPGSRYRITNIRTGEKLECFVHDSGVCAIEVVEVPIKMALESRKAIKGSKIVYEPLSCSLSNCENSFLCLPSGLNPGDKFVIMNVEGEINEPCRKGYSLKVVEVKR